Part of the Verrucomicrobiia bacterium genome is shown below.
AGGCCGTACTTGGTATTTACGATACCGCCACTGGCTGTGGGCCAGGCCTGTTGATCGCCGACGTACGGGCGGACAACCGCTGTCGCGCAACCGAGAGATAATGCCAATCCTACCGCGCAGAGCCATTGTTTCATTTTTACCTGCCGTTTGGTGAACGCTAGTTGTTGAGACCCTACCCACCACCCAGACTGGCATTGCTTTATCACAGGCCGAACCGATTTGGAAAGCAGAAAAAATCTGGCCCCCAAGGGAGCGCGGACCACTTCACATCGCGCTCGGTGACGGGGAAACCGCTGCCGCCGGTTTCCGTGTGCGCCCGCGCTTCTTTGGTTCCGCGCGCATGAAGACCCCCATTTTGCGGTATTTCTTGTATCTGGCCTCCAGCAACTCCGACGTTTTCATATCCCAGAGCTTATCAAGGTTTTTGAGGATCGCCTTCTTAAGTGTCGCCGCAGTTTCGTCATAATCCCTGTGTGCGCCGCCGAGCGGTTCGGGAATAACCTCGTCCACGACGTCGAGTTCGAGCAAATCCTTTGCGGTAATCTTGAGAGCGGCTGCTGCCTGCGCGGCGTTGGCGCGGTCCTTCCAGAGAATCGCAGCGCAGCCCTCCGGCGAGATCACGGAATAGTAGGCGTTTTCGAGAATGAGCACGCGGTCGCACACACCGATGCCGAGCGCACCACCCGAACCACCTTCACCAATGACCACGGCGATCGACGGCGTCTTGAGCACCATCATTTCCCGCAAGTTGACGGCAATTGCCTCCGCGATATGGCGCTCCTCGGCGCCAACACCGGGGTAGGCGCCCGGTGTGTCGATGAAGCAGACCACGGGGACCTCAAATTTTTCGGCGAGCTGCATCAGGCGCAGCGCCTTGCGGTAGCCCTCGGGATGGGGGCTGCCAAAATTGCGCATCAAGTTCTCCTTGGTGTCACGGCCCTTCTGTTGTCCGATGGCCATCACGCGGCGATCGCCGATCGTTGCGAGGCATCCGATGATCGCATGATCGTCGGCAAAGCGACGGTCCCCGTGCAATTCGATAAACTCCGTGGCGATGCGCTGCAAATAATCCAACATATACGGTCGTTTCGGATGGCGGGCGAGCTGGACGCGTTGCCAGGGCGTGAGGCTGGTAAAGATCTCCTTCTTCGTGACCTCCAGCTTCTCCTCAATGGACTGAATCTGGGTGGAGAGATCGATTTTTTGTTCGTTCGCCTGTTTGCGAAGGGCTTCGAGCGTTTGCTCCAGCTCGGTGATCGGCTTTTCGAATTCCAGCGTGTAAATTTTCATGAGTAGCCTCGTTTAAGATCAGTCGTGAATGCCGACGGGGCTTCCGACCGGCAAGATCGTATACAATTCGGCGACGTCATCGTTCAGCAGGCGAATGCAGCCTGCGGTGGCTTGTTTGCCTATGGAATTGGTGTCCCACGTACCATGGATGCCGTACCCGGGGACGTTCAACCCAAGCCAGTGAGTCCCGAGGATGTTCTCGGGGTCTCCAAAAGGAATGGTTTTTCCGTCAGCGCGCCACCAGGGCGGGTTGGCCAGGCGGGTAGTGATCTTGAAGTCACCCACCGGCGTCTTGCTGTACTCGCCGGTGCCAACATGGTAACGCTTGAAGAACCTGCCATTGTCGGTCAGTCGCAATTCATTCGTCGCTTTGCTAACGGTGACCGCAAAATGGCCCTGATAAATACGCAGTCGGTCGCCAATCCGGATCACGTCACGCGTCAGGTTGTTGGACTTTTTGATCAAGTCGATCGTGGTACCGAACTTCTGCGCCAGCTTGCCGAGAGAATCGCCCGCCGCGATTGTGTAGTCGACCTTCTCGGGTGCGGACGCGGCCGTAAAGAGGATTTTCATATCGATCGCGCCAAGCAAATCCAGCACTTTGTCCGAAGCATCGCCGCCGTCGCCCAAGGGTTGTAACAGCGCACGGGCTTCGGCCAGTTTACCGTCATTCTCCAGAGTGAGCGCCTGCTGGTATTGCTCGGCATTGGATTCCGCGGGCGCGGGTGGCCGGCCGCTCACGGAAATGGTCGGCGCTACGGTCGTGGAGTTCGTAGCGCGGCTTTCGGGCGTGGTTGCGGATGAGGGAGTTGACGAACTCGGAAGTCGGTCACAACCCGCCAGCCAGAACGTCAGCACGACCAGACTGAGCCAAGATTTCATGTCTGCAAGTCGCGAACCACCAAACTCATGGCAGGGTAGCGACGATCCGGCTCCTTTTCAAGACATTTGAGGATCACGCGTTCGATGGCGTGAGGGATGTCGGGAACCAACGTGCGCGGCGGGCGCAAGTGCGCGTTGAAGTCGACATACTTCTTCAGGATCTCATCACGCGTGTTACCGGCGATCGGTTTCTTGCCCGTGAGCATTTCGTAGGCGGTGACACCGAACGAGAAAATATCCGCGCGCTCGTCGACAGGCTCGCGCGCCAGTTGCTCCGGCGCGAGATACAACGGAGTGCCGGAAAGGATGGAAGCCTTCTTGGGTTTCGAGGGGCGGGGGATTGCCAGATCGAAGTCGACGAGTTTCGCGTCGTACGTTTTCGTGACGAGAATGTTCTCGGGTTTGAAATCGAGGTGGAGAAAGCCACGTTCGTGAACATGCGCGAGCCCAGCCGCCATGCTGGTGAGCACCTTGAGCTGATTGGCGCGGAGATTGGCATCGTTGCGCAGGATCGCTTCCTTCAGATTCGGGCCGTCGACCCATTCGAGGATCGCATACCAGAGGCCGCGAAAACGTCCATGGCCGTAGTAATGCACGATGTTCGGGTGATCGAGCTGTTGCATGACCTTGCAGCCCCATTTGAACTGGCGCTTGCGGCTCCACGTGAACCGAAACTCGGGCAACAGAACCCGCAACACCAGGCGCTGGTTGAGGTTGTCCGTGACCAGATAAATGTCGGCCATACCACCGCGGTTGATCTTTTCAAGGACGGTGTAGTTGGCGAAAGTCGTGCCAATCATTGTGTGGGCACAACCGTAACGAACCGCGTGGTGGTTTGCAAACGCAATCCCCGGACGCGCCAGGCTAGACTTTCCCGGGGGTCAACGGGAAGTAATTCCTAGCGTTGTAATAGCAGATGTCGCGCACCAGGCCGCCAAGCAGTTTGATGTCGCGGGGGAGTTCGCCGTTCATCACGTCGCGGCCGACGAGATTGCACAGGACGCGGCGGAAATACTCATGCCGGCTGTAACTGAGGAAACTGCGTGAGTCGGTGATCATGCCGACAAAACGGTTGAGCAGACCGAGATTGGACAGGGCGTTGAGCTGCCACTCAATGCCTTCCTTCTGGTCGAGGAACCACCAACTGCTGCCGAATTGGAGTTTGCCGGGCACACTGCCGTCCTGGAAATTGCCAAGCATCGTGGCGAACGCGTAATTGTCGGTGGGGTTCAGGTTGTAGAGGATCGTTTTTGGCAGCCGGTTACTTTGATCGAGTTTGTCGAGATAGCGGGCCAGTGGCGCAGCCTGGAGCCAGTCACCAATCGAGTCAAAGCCGGTGTCAGCACCCAGCGTGCGCATCATGCGCGTGTTACTGTTGCGCAGCGCTCCAAGGTGGAGTTGCATGACCCAGCCGCGCGCATGGTACTGCTCCCCCAGCCAGAGCATCACAACGCTACGGAATTGATCGGCTTCGGAAGGGGACACTGTTTTGCCCGCGCGGGCTTTGGCGAAGATTTCCGCGGCTGCGGCCTCGGTGCAATCATCCGCGTAGGCATGGTTTAACCCATGATCGGACAAACGGCAGCCGTTCTCATGGAAGAAATCGAGCCGTTTTTGCAAGGCCGCGAAAAAGCCGGACAGGTCGCTGCAATCGCCGAGCTTGTCCATCCAGGCGTTCCAGGACGCGGGCTGATCGACCGCCAGTGCCTTGTCGGGGCGAAACGCTGGATACACGTTGGCGGTCAGATGGCCGGACTTCCGAATCTGGCGGTGTTGTTCCAGTGAATCAGTTGGATCGTCCGTCGTGCAGACCACGGCGACGCGGTTTGACTCGAGAATCCTGTGAACCGGGAGGGAAGCGAGCTTTGCGTTTGCTTCATCCCAGATTTCCTTGGCGGTCGTTTCGTTGAGCAATGTGTGGATGCCGAAAAACCGTTTCAGTTCAAGATGCGTCCAGTGGTAAAGCGGGTTGCGCAGTGTGTGGGGAACGGTGCGGGCATAGGCGAGGAATTTCTCCCAATCGCTCGCGTCGCCCGTGCAGTATTTCTCCGGGACGCCATTGGAACGCATGGCGCGCCACTTGTAGTGGTCGCCCGCCAGCCAGATTTCATAAAGGTTCTGGAACGTCTTGTTTTCCGCGAGCTGGTCGGGCGGCAAATGGCAGTGATAATCGAAGATCGGCTCGTGTTGTGCATGCTCATGATACAACTCGCGGGCCACTTCGTTTTGAAGGAGAAAATCCTCGGTGATGAACGGGGACATGGTCTCAGCCCTTGGTCAGCAGCGCGAGGTGTTTCGTGAGGTGACGATCGAGCAACTCCTCATGTAGGGCCGCGTGACGCTGCAGCTCTTCGATAATCCGTGGTTTCAAATTCGGGTCGGTCAGAACGGAACCGAAGGTAACATGTAGCAATTGCCTGCCTGGTACCTCATCCAGGAACACGGCTTCCTCTTTCGGTCCGCTGAATTTCGGCAGTGCCGTGACTTGTGCGTCGGACGTCGAGATATGATAGCTGCGACGGTCGGTCGCGAAACGGCTGCGGCAAAACTCGACAATTTCGGCAAACAATTGTGGCACGGTTCGGGCCACGACGCGCAGGGCTTCGAGATAGCTTGTGCCGGCTGTTTTTACGTGGAGCAACTCGCCGCACACGCGCCCGACGATGGGGTAGGCCGCGAACTTGTCCGAGCCACTGTGAACGCTGATTTTGTAAGGGCCGCAATGCTTCGCGATGGCGACGTGATCGCGCAGGGAAGCCTCGAATTTCTTCAGATCGCCCTTGTAGTCGATGCCCTTTTCAAAATCTCCGATGAACCGCGGTGCAACGCTGACAACATTGGGGACTT
Proteins encoded:
- the uxaC gene encoding glucuronate isomerase, which gives rise to MSPFITEDFLLQNEVARELYHEHAQHEPIFDYHCHLPPDQLAENKTFQNLYEIWLAGDHYKWRAMRSNGVPEKYCTGDASDWEKFLAYARTVPHTLRNPLYHWTHLELKRFFGIHTLLNETTAKEIWDEANAKLASLPVHRILESNRVAVVCTTDDPTDSLEQHRQIRKSGHLTANVYPAFRPDKALAVDQPASWNAWMDKLGDCSDLSGFFAALQKRLDFFHENGCRLSDHGLNHAYADDCTEAAAAEIFAKARAGKTVSPSEADQFRSVVMLWLGEQYHARGWVMQLHLGALRNSNTRMMRTLGADTGFDSIGDWLQAAPLARYLDKLDQSNRLPKTILYNLNPTDNYAFATMLGNFQDGSVPGKLQFGSSWWFLDQKEGIEWQLNALSNLGLLNRFVGMITDSRSFLSYSRHEYFRRVLCNLVGRDVMNGELPRDIKLLGGLVRDICYYNARNYFPLTPGKV
- a CDS encoding acetyl-CoA carboxylase carboxyltransferase subunit alpha translates to MKIYTLEFEKPITELEQTLEALRKQANEQKIDLSTQIQSIEEKLEVTKKEIFTSLTPWQRVQLARHPKRPYMLDYLQRIATEFIELHGDRRFADDHAIIGCLATIGDRRVMAIGQQKGRDTKENLMRNFGSPHPEGYRKALRLMQLAEKFEVPVVCFIDTPGAYPGVGAEERHIAEAIAVNLREMMVLKTPSIAVVIGEGGSGGALGIGVCDRVLILENAYYSVISPEGCAAILWKDRANAAQAAAALKITAKDLLELDVVDEVIPEPLGGAHRDYDETAATLKKAILKNLDKLWDMKTSELLEARYKKYRKMGVFMRAEPKKRGRTRKPAAAVSPSPSAM
- a CDS encoding L,D-transpeptidase family protein — protein: MKSWLSLVVLTFWLAGCDRLPSSSTPSSATTPESRATNSTTVAPTISVSGRPPAPAESNAEQYQQALTLENDGKLAEARALLQPLGDGGDASDKVLDLLGAIDMKILFTAASAPEKVDYTIAAGDSLGKLAQKFGTTIDLIKKSNNLTRDVIRIGDRLRIYQGHFAVTVSKATNELRLTDNGRFFKRYHVGTGEYSKTPVGDFKITTRLANPPWWRADGKTIPFGDPENILGTHWLGLNVPGYGIHGTWDTNSIGKQATAGCIRLLNDDVAELYTILPVGSPVGIHD
- a CDS encoding serine/threonine-protein kinase codes for the protein MIGTTFANYTVLEKINRGGMADIYLVTDNLNQRLVLRVLLPEFRFTWSRKRQFKWGCKVMQQLDHPNIVHYYGHGRFRGLWYAILEWVDGPNLKEAILRNDANLRANQLKVLTSMAAGLAHVHERGFLHLDFKPENILVTKTYDAKLVDFDLAIPRPSKPKKASILSGTPLYLAPEQLAREPVDERADIFSFGVTAYEMLTGKKPIAGNTRDEILKKYVDFNAHLRPPRTLVPDIPHAIERVILKCLEKEPDRRYPAMSLVVRDLQT